The Stigmatella erecta genome window below encodes:
- a CDS encoding L-threonylcarbamoyladenylate synthase — protein sequence MEILRHGGVIALPTETVYGLAANAEDELAVRRVFAIKGRPATHPLIVHLPQAEALPDWAQAIPPEAWALAAAFWPGPLTLVLRRTARATDAVTGGQDTVALRVPQHPVALAVLSALGGGLAAPSANRFGRVSPTTAGHVREDLGDDVDLLLDGGPCTVGVESTIVDLSAGEPAILRPGGLAAEELERVLGRPVPVRTASSVRVSGSLASHYAPRAGVTLVEPPEASARAQALLGQGVRVGVLGPATLALPPGVPRFELPEDPAGAAHDLYLRLREADLAGLDLLLACLPPAQGLGLAVRDRLARAAAPRTPGT from the coding sequence GTGGAAATCCTGAGGCACGGGGGCGTCATCGCCCTGCCCACGGAGACGGTGTACGGCCTGGCCGCCAACGCCGAGGACGAGCTGGCCGTGCGCCGCGTCTTCGCCATCAAGGGCCGCCCCGCCACCCACCCCCTCATCGTCCACCTGCCCCAGGCCGAGGCCCTGCCGGACTGGGCCCAGGCCATTCCCCCCGAGGCCTGGGCGCTGGCCGCCGCCTTCTGGCCGGGGCCGCTCACGCTGGTGCTGCGCCGCACCGCGCGCGCCACCGACGCCGTCACGGGCGGCCAGGACACCGTGGCCCTGCGCGTGCCCCAGCACCCCGTGGCGCTCGCGGTCCTCTCCGCCCTGGGAGGCGGCCTGGCGGCCCCCAGCGCCAACCGCTTCGGCCGGGTCAGCCCCACCACGGCGGGCCACGTGCGCGAGGACCTGGGGGATGACGTGGACCTCCTCCTCGATGGGGGCCCGTGCACGGTGGGCGTGGAGTCCACCATCGTGGACCTCAGCGCCGGGGAGCCCGCCATCCTCCGGCCCGGGGGCCTCGCCGCCGAGGAGCTGGAGCGCGTCCTCGGGCGCCCTGTGCCAGTCCGCACCGCCTCCTCCGTGCGCGTCTCCGGCTCGCTCGCCTCGCACTACGCTCCCCGGGCGGGGGTGACGCTCGTGGAGCCCCCGGAGGCCAGCGCCCGGGCCCAGGCCCTGCTCGGCCAGGGCGTGCGGGTGGGGGTGCTCGGCCCCGCCACCCTGGCGCTGCCGCCGGGCGTGCCCCGCTTCGAGCTGCCCGAGGACCCCGCGGGGGCGGCCCATGACCTGTACCTGCGCCTGCGCGAGGCGGACCTCGCGGGCCTGGACCTGCTCCTGGCCTGTCTTCCCCCCGCCCAGGGCCTGGGCCTCGCCGTGAGGGATCGCCTGGCCCGGGCCGCCGCCCCGAGGACCCCTGGCACTTGA
- a CDS encoding TIGR01777 family oxidoreductase yields MGKSRVFDARSQMPVSAPELFAWHTREGAFERLTPPWETMEVLERRGEGIREGAQAVMRMRLGPVPRKWVARHTRYEEGFLFQDEQVSGPFARWVHTHRMLPESHTASVMEDAVEYALPLGALGQGVGGGFARRTLERMFSYRHTLLRADLQRHAAFAEAGPLTVAVSGASGLVGAALVPFLTTGGHRVRRLVRGRAEAARGDVAWNPSRGEIDTAALEGVDAVVHLAGENVAQRWTPAAQERIRRSRTEGTRVLCEALARLPRKPRVLVCASAIGFYGDRGEERLTEASGSGEGFLASVVRDWEAAAAPAREAGIRVVHLRIGVVLDARGGALAKLVPAFLLGGGGRVGSGQQWLSWVSLEDVLGLMHFALMTPGLSGPVNAVAPQAVRQEAFARTLGRVLSRPSVFPLPAVAVRTLFGQMGQEALLDGAHVLPEAAQRQGFSFLHPELEGALRFTLGRTTTGARFVHGPASKGP; encoded by the coding sequence ATGGGCAAGTCACGGGTGTTCGATGCGCGCAGTCAGATGCCGGTTTCCGCCCCGGAGCTGTTCGCCTGGCACACCCGGGAGGGGGCCTTCGAGCGGCTGACCCCCCCGTGGGAAACCATGGAAGTCCTGGAGCGCCGCGGGGAGGGGATTCGCGAGGGCGCCCAGGCGGTGATGCGGATGCGCCTGGGGCCGGTCCCCCGGAAGTGGGTCGCCCGTCACACGCGCTACGAGGAGGGCTTTCTCTTCCAGGACGAGCAGGTGTCGGGCCCCTTCGCGCGCTGGGTGCACACCCACCGGATGCTGCCCGAGTCGCACACGGCCTCGGTGATGGAGGACGCGGTGGAGTACGCCCTGCCCCTGGGGGCCCTGGGGCAGGGGGTGGGCGGAGGGTTCGCGCGCCGGACGCTGGAGCGGATGTTCTCGTACCGGCACACCCTGCTGCGCGCGGACCTTCAGAGGCATGCGGCCTTCGCGGAGGCGGGGCCCCTCACGGTGGCGGTGAGTGGCGCCTCGGGGCTGGTGGGGGCGGCGCTCGTGCCCTTTCTCACCACGGGCGGCCACCGGGTGCGGCGGCTCGTCCGGGGGCGGGCGGAGGCGGCCCGGGGGGATGTGGCCTGGAACCCCTCGCGGGGAGAAATCGACACCGCCGCGCTGGAGGGCGTGGACGCGGTGGTGCACCTGGCCGGTGAGAACGTGGCGCAGCGCTGGACGCCCGCCGCCCAGGAGCGCATCCGCCGCAGCCGCACGGAGGGCACCCGGGTGCTGTGCGAGGCGCTGGCGCGGCTCCCGCGCAAGCCGCGCGTCCTGGTGTGCGCCTCGGCCATTGGCTTCTACGGGGACCGGGGGGAGGAGCGCCTCACGGAGGCGAGCGGCTCGGGCGAGGGGTTCCTGGCCAGCGTCGTCCGGGACTGGGAGGCGGCGGCGGCCCCGGCGCGGGAGGCGGGCATCCGGGTGGTGCACCTGCGCATCGGCGTGGTGCTGGACGCGCGCGGGGGGGCGCTGGCGAAGCTGGTGCCCGCCTTTCTCCTGGGCGGAGGCGGGCGCGTGGGCAGCGGCCAGCAGTGGTTGAGCTGGGTGTCGCTCGAGGATGTGCTGGGGCTGATGCACTTCGCCCTGATGACGCCCGGGCTGAGCGGCCCCGTCAACGCGGTGGCGCCCCAGGCCGTGCGTCAGGAGGCGTTCGCCCGGACCCTGGGCCGGGTGCTCTCGCGGCCCTCGGTGTTTCCCCTGCCCGCGGTGGCGGTTCGCACCCTGTTCGGCCAGATGGGCCAGGAGGCGCTGCTGGACGGCGCCCACGTGCTGCCCGAGGCCGCCCAGCGCCAGGGCTTTTCCTTCCTCCACCCGGAGCTGGAGGGGGCCCTTCGCTTCACGCTCGGGCGCACCACCACGGGGGCCCGGTTCGTGCACGGCCCCGCGTCCAAAGGGCCTTGA
- a CDS encoding ABC transporter ATP-binding protein: protein MIQVEGLSKYYGEHAAVRDLSFSIGKGEVIGFLGLNGAGKTTTLKILGCVLLPTSGRVVIDGFDVVKDPHAVRQRIGFLPDTPPLYDEMTVGEYLAFVAQLRGVAAKDTPAHVAEAEAKTGLREVDGALISTLSHGYRQRVGVAQALVHRPAFLILDEPTSGLDPAQIRGMRELIRGLKGSHTVLVSSHILPEISETCDRLLIVHGGQLVAQGAEEELARKLGGGSIEVEVRGDKARALAALQDVGPVSVTHEEGGVVGLRVEASPELRPRVAQALVGAGLELLRLDRGAERLESIFLRLTQSGGALPREVAS from the coding sequence ATGATTCAGGTGGAAGGGCTCAGCAAGTACTACGGCGAGCATGCGGCGGTGCGAGACCTCTCCTTCTCCATCGGCAAGGGCGAGGTCATCGGCTTTCTGGGGCTCAATGGCGCCGGGAAGACGACGACGCTGAAGATCCTGGGGTGCGTGTTGCTGCCCACCTCGGGCCGGGTCGTCATCGACGGGTTCGACGTGGTGAAGGATCCCCACGCGGTCCGCCAGCGCATTGGCTTCCTGCCGGACACCCCGCCGCTGTACGACGAGATGACGGTGGGCGAGTACCTGGCCTTCGTGGCCCAGCTGCGCGGGGTGGCGGCCAAGGACACGCCGGCCCACGTCGCCGAGGCGGAGGCGAAGACGGGCCTGCGCGAGGTGGACGGGGCGCTCATCTCCACGCTCAGCCACGGGTACCGGCAGCGCGTGGGGGTGGCGCAGGCGCTGGTGCACCGGCCCGCGTTCCTCATCCTGGATGAGCCCACCAGCGGGCTCGACCCGGCGCAGATTCGCGGCATGCGCGAGCTCATCCGGGGGCTCAAGGGCTCGCACACGGTGCTCGTGTCCAGCCACATCCTGCCGGAGATCAGCGAGACGTGTGACCGGCTGCTCATCGTCCACGGCGGACAGCTCGTGGCGCAGGGCGCGGAGGAGGAGCTGGCGCGCAAGCTGGGCGGTGGCTCCATCGAGGTGGAGGTGCGTGGGGACAAGGCCCGGGCGCTCGCGGCGCTCCAGGACGTGGGGCCGGTGAGCGTGACGCACGAGGAGGGGGGGGTGGTGGGGTTGCGCGTGGAGGCCTCGCCGGAGCTGCGGCCGAGGGTGGCGCAGGCACTGGTGGGCGCGGGGCTGGAGCTGCTGCGGCTGGACCGCGGCGCCGAGCGGCTGGAGTCCATCTTCCTGCGGCTGACGCAGAGCGGAGGGGCCCTGCCCCGGGAGGTGGCCTCGTGA
- a CDS encoding ABC transporter permease: MKALLIARRELAGYLRTLSGYLIIAVILALNGLFFNAFALGKAAERSATVLSNFFYYSSGFTIVASVFISMRLLAEERQAGTLPLLYSSPVRDRDIVLGKYLAGLVFLALYLVCTVYMPLMVMVNGKVSAGHIAAGYLGLLLLGSASLAVGTFGSALARNQLLAAILTACILVGLIVCWLLARITAQPLSDVFSALSLWNQHFPPFQAGLVHARDVAYYLLVTYVALFGATRVLEARRWR, translated from the coding sequence GTGAAAGCCCTGCTCATCGCCCGCCGCGAGCTCGCGGGCTACCTGCGCACGCTCAGCGGCTACCTCATCATCGCGGTCATCCTCGCGTTGAACGGGCTGTTCTTCAACGCGTTCGCCCTGGGCAAGGCGGCGGAGCGCTCCGCCACGGTGCTGTCCAACTTCTTCTATTACTCGAGCGGCTTCACCATCGTGGCCTCCGTGTTCATCTCCATGCGCCTGCTGGCCGAGGAGCGCCAGGCGGGCACGCTGCCGCTGCTGTACTCCTCGCCGGTGCGGGACCGGGACATCGTGCTGGGCAAGTACCTGGCGGGCCTGGTGTTCCTCGCGCTGTACCTCGTGTGCACGGTGTACATGCCGCTGATGGTGATGGTGAACGGCAAGGTGTCCGCCGGGCACATCGCCGCGGGCTATCTGGGGCTGCTGCTGCTGGGCAGTGCGTCCCTGGCGGTGGGAACGTTCGGCTCGGCGCTGGCGCGCAACCAGCTCCTGGCCGCCATCCTCACCGCGTGCATTCTGGTGGGGCTCATCGTCTGCTGGCTGCTGGCGCGCATCACCGCCCAGCCGCTGTCGGATGTGTTCAGCGCGCTGTCACTGTGGAACCAGCACTTCCCGCCCTTCCAGGCCGGGCTGGTGCACGCCCGGGACGTCGCCTACTACCTCCTCGTCACCTATGTGGCGCTCTTCGGGGCCACGCGGGTGCTGGAAGCGCGGAGGTGGCGATGA
- a CDS encoding Gldg family protein, whose translation MNPRASSLPSTVLFVAVLVGGLIAERLAGAGGSLTAVMVLRLLVLLGIIAWGAVRLMRVGGERRVLWRWTLICYAVAFTGLVLYTAQTELGTRLFGTPLAQAAPKLAVAFQVLFPALLVLGLVPLALLEVSAAAMVRAPVLETDRARGALFAGLGTAFVLIFAFSAMYVATQLDTTWDLSYFRTARPGESTRKVVRGLNEPLQVTSFFPPANDVGSQVEQYFRELAGESSQLQVERLDQAVEPARARALGVTTNGVVVFSKGEKREVYTVGLELDRARGQLQRLDQEVQRRLLTVARPRRAVYFTTGHGERSDGRAAPGEAARAGINQLKELLRAQNVELQNLGASEGLGSEVPRDAAVVVLMGPTKDFLPEEVAVLREYAERGGRLWIALDPEGPSYDALLEPLGLRYLNTPLANDQVFFRATRQPSDRGNLGTSTFSSHPSVSTLSSLGTQAPVAFLSAGALEPRNPLPPGLGQDITVKAHEATFLDKDRDFTEDPGEERRSWPLVVAVEKSPGPGKELMRAVVMGDSDALSDGVVPNLANAYLVMDTLRWLTGEEAISGAVSSEEDVPIQHTREQDVAWFYATVFLGPVLVLAVGFFVTRRRGKRAPRDVAEGGAR comes from the coding sequence ATGAACCCGCGCGCCAGCAGTCTTCCCTCGACGGTGCTGTTCGTGGCCGTGCTGGTGGGCGGCCTCATCGCCGAGCGCCTCGCCGGGGCGGGGGGCTCGCTTACCGCCGTGATGGTGCTGCGCCTCCTGGTGCTCCTGGGCATCATCGCCTGGGGCGCGGTGCGCCTGATGCGGGTGGGCGGGGAGCGCCGGGTGCTGTGGCGCTGGACGCTCATCTGCTACGCGGTGGCCTTCACGGGGCTGGTGCTCTACACCGCCCAGACGGAGCTGGGGACGCGCCTGTTCGGCACGCCCCTGGCCCAGGCCGCGCCGAAGCTGGCCGTGGCTTTCCAGGTGCTCTTCCCGGCGCTGCTCGTCCTGGGGCTGGTGCCGCTGGCGCTGCTAGAAGTCTCCGCCGCGGCCATGGTGCGCGCGCCGGTGCTGGAGACCGACCGGGCCCGGGGCGCCCTGTTCGCGGGGTTGGGCACGGCCTTCGTGCTCATCTTCGCCTTCTCGGCCATGTACGTGGCCACCCAGCTCGATACGACGTGGGACCTGTCCTACTTCCGCACCGCCCGGCCCGGCGAGTCCACGCGCAAGGTGGTGCGCGGCCTCAACGAGCCGCTCCAGGTGACGTCCTTCTTCCCCCCGGCCAATGACGTGGGCAGCCAGGTGGAGCAGTACTTCCGGGAGCTGGCTGGGGAGTCGTCCCAGCTCCAGGTGGAACGGCTGGACCAGGCCGTGGAGCCGGCGCGGGCGCGGGCGCTGGGGGTGACCACCAACGGCGTGGTCGTCTTCTCCAAGGGGGAGAAGCGCGAAGTGTACACGGTGGGGCTGGAGCTGGACCGGGCCCGTGGGCAGCTCCAGCGGTTGGATCAGGAGGTCCAGCGGCGGCTGCTGACGGTGGCCCGTCCCCGGCGGGCCGTCTACTTCACCACGGGCCACGGGGAGCGCTCGGATGGGCGCGCCGCGCCGGGAGAGGCGGCCCGGGCGGGCATCAACCAGCTCAAGGAGCTGCTCCGGGCGCAGAACGTGGAGCTGCAGAACCTGGGCGCATCCGAGGGCCTGGGCTCGGAGGTGCCGCGCGATGCGGCGGTGGTGGTGCTCATGGGGCCCACGAAGGACTTCCTTCCGGAGGAGGTGGCCGTCCTTCGCGAGTATGCGGAGCGGGGCGGACGGCTGTGGATCGCCTTGGATCCCGAGGGGCCTTCGTATGATGCGCTCCTGGAGCCGCTGGGCCTGCGCTACCTCAACACGCCACTGGCCAATGACCAGGTGTTCTTCCGCGCCACGCGTCAGCCGAGCGACCGGGGCAACCTGGGCACCTCGACGTTCTCCTCGCACCCCTCCGTGTCCACGCTCTCCTCGCTGGGCACCCAGGCGCCGGTGGCCTTCCTGAGCGCGGGCGCGCTGGAGCCGCGCAATCCGCTGCCCCCCGGGCTGGGGCAGGACATCACGGTGAAGGCCCACGAGGCGACGTTCCTCGACAAGGACCGCGACTTCACGGAGGACCCCGGCGAGGAGCGCCGGAGCTGGCCGCTCGTGGTGGCCGTGGAGAAGTCCCCCGGGCCCGGCAAGGAGCTCATGCGGGCCGTGGTGATGGGGGACTCGGACGCGCTGTCGGACGGCGTGGTGCCGAACCTGGCCAACGCCTACCTGGTGATGGACACGCTGCGCTGGCTCACCGGCGAGGAGGCCATCTCCGGGGCCGTGTCCAGTGAGGAGGATGTGCCCATCCAGCATACGCGCGAGCAGGACGTCGCCTGGTTCTACGCGACCGTCTTCCTGGGACCCGTGCTGGTGCTGGCGGTGGGCTTCTTCGTGACGCGGCGGCGCGGCAAGCGCGCGCCGCGGGATGTGGCGGAAGGGGGTGCGCGATGA
- a CDS encoding C40 family peptidase encodes MSTAAIRSQPSSGNYKIQYGDTLSGIAKARGTTVSALMKANPQIKDANKIYAGRSLNIPGQRDSFEAAKPSRPGSSRPSSPSTQAPGAQAPSTTGPASQGPKGSPFEIAKNQLGKNAGSLKLEKGGVGSDMDDWVPNNVNCANFVSACLEQAGQIKNGQHHNAVTGLQANLDKDPNFKRVPLSQAKPGDVVSMKTPGGHHVVMFAGMKNGKPQFIGSNNVNADGSQRISMTSMNYPILSVHQYRG; translated from the coding sequence ATGAGCACCGCCGCCATCCGCAGCCAGCCGTCTTCCGGAAACTACAAGATCCAGTACGGGGACACGCTGTCGGGGATTGCCAAGGCGAGGGGCACGACGGTCAGCGCGCTGATGAAGGCGAACCCGCAGATCAAGGACGCCAACAAGATCTACGCGGGCCGCAGCCTGAACATCCCCGGGCAGCGCGACAGCTTCGAGGCCGCCAAGCCCTCGCGGCCGGGCTCCAGCCGGCCTTCTTCCCCCAGCACCCAGGCCCCTGGCGCCCAGGCCCCCAGCACCACGGGCCCGGCCTCGCAGGGCCCCAAGGGGAGCCCCTTCGAGATCGCCAAGAACCAGCTCGGCAAGAACGCCGGCAGCCTCAAGCTGGAGAAGGGCGGCGTGGGCTCGGACATGGATGACTGGGTCCCCAACAACGTCAACTGCGCCAACTTCGTCTCCGCGTGCCTGGAGCAGGCCGGACAGATCAAGAACGGCCAGCACCACAACGCGGTGACGGGCCTGCAGGCCAACCTGGACAAGGATCCGAACTTCAAGCGCGTCCCGCTGTCCCAGGCGAAGCCGGGCGACGTGGTGAGCATGAAGACGCCGGGGGGCCACCACGTGGTGATGTTCGCCGGGATGAAGAACGGCAAGCCCCAGTTCATCGGCTCCAACAACGTGAACGCGGATGGCTCGCAGCGCATCTCGATGACGTCGATGAACTACCCCATCCTGTCGGTCCACCAGTACCGCGGCTGA
- a CDS encoding helix-turn-helix domain-containing protein, which yields MATPSPSTGRPVGALLRQWRERRGLSQLHLACRAEVSSRHVSFLETGRSQPSREMLLHLAEELEVPLRERNALLMAAGYAPVYAERSLEDPALQATRDAVELVLKGHEPYPALAVDRHWHLVSANRALGALLTGIAPELLQPPVNVLRLSLHPAGLAPRILNLAQWRAHLLARLRHQVDLTADPVLSALHDELRGYPAPEGPAHGKGRESEPVGVVVPLRLETAVGVLSFFSTITVFGTPIDITLSELAIESFFPADPATAEALRGLSEKAAPPVS from the coding sequence ATGGCAACCCCGAGTCCTTCCACCGGACGTCCCGTGGGCGCGCTGCTGCGCCAGTGGCGTGAGCGCCGTGGCCTCAGCCAGCTTCACCTGGCCTGCCGCGCGGAGGTCTCCAGCCGGCACGTCAGCTTCCTGGAGACGGGCCGCTCTCAGCCCAGCCGGGAGATGCTGCTCCACCTCGCCGAGGAGCTGGAGGTGCCGCTGCGCGAGCGCAATGCCCTGTTGATGGCCGCCGGGTATGCCCCCGTCTATGCGGAGAGGAGCCTGGAGGATCCGGCCCTCCAGGCCACCCGGGACGCGGTGGAGCTCGTCCTCAAGGGCCACGAGCCCTATCCTGCGCTCGCCGTGGACCGGCACTGGCACCTGGTCTCGGCCAACCGCGCCCTGGGGGCCCTGCTGACGGGCATCGCGCCCGAGCTGCTCCAGCCCCCGGTCAATGTCCTGAGGCTCAGCCTGCATCCCGCCGGGCTCGCGCCGCGCATCCTCAACCTGGCGCAGTGGCGGGCCCACCTGCTCGCGCGGCTCCGGCATCAAGTCGACCTCACCGCCGATCCGGTGCTCTCCGCGCTCCATGACGAGCTCCGGGGCTATCCCGCACCGGAGGGCCCCGCGCACGGCAAGGGCCGGGAGTCCGAGCCGGTGGGCGTCGTGGTGCCGCTGCGCCTGGAGACGGCCGTGGGGGTGCTCTCGTTCTTCAGCACCATCACCGTCTTTGGCACCCCCATCGACATCACCCTCTCCGAACTCGCGATCGAGTCCTTTTTCCCCGCGGACCCCGCGACCGCCGAGGCCTTGCGAGGGCTCTCCGAGAAGGCGGCCCCGCCGGTTTCCTGA
- a CDS encoding MFS transporter, whose protein sequence is MASPPGPSHPLSVFRHRDFRFYQLARLCAVLAVQIESVAIGWQVYEMTGSALALGYTGLAQFVPFFTFALIGGQVADRVDRRAILVVCQAVMLLCSLLLLAFSLGHIQDVRFVYGVLMLFGTARAFYAPAGSALTPRLVPAEDLTRAVAINSTSWQVATIAGPAVGGLLYGWAGAEGAYIGSASLCALSVLWTVSLKVRTGRASSSAFSVASVLAGFRFLRRQRVLLGSITLDLFAVLFGGAVALLPIYARDVLHTGPWGMGLLRSAPALGAAAVAVVLASRPLGRRAGWKMFISVGIFGVATLAFGLSRWLPLSVVALAVAGAADMVSVVVRGTLEMVATPDEMRGRVGAVNMMCVGASNELGEFRAGAFAEHLGPVAAVVSGALGTLVVVALWATAFPELRRVDELEQAAREPLPGEEPPAAASAH, encoded by the coding sequence ATGGCATCTCCCCCTGGCCCTTCCCATCCCCTGTCCGTCTTCCGCCACCGTGACTTCCGGTTCTACCAGCTGGCGCGGCTGTGCGCGGTGCTGGCCGTCCAGATCGAATCGGTGGCCATCGGCTGGCAAGTCTACGAGATGACCGGGAGCGCCCTGGCGCTGGGCTACACGGGCCTGGCGCAGTTCGTGCCCTTCTTCACCTTCGCCCTCATCGGTGGCCAGGTGGCGGACCGGGTGGATCGCCGCGCCATCCTGGTGGTGTGCCAGGCGGTCATGCTGCTGTGCAGCCTGCTGCTGCTGGCCTTCTCGCTGGGCCACATCCAGGACGTGCGCTTCGTCTACGGGGTGCTGATGCTCTTCGGGACCGCGCGGGCCTTCTACGCGCCCGCAGGTTCGGCGCTCACCCCCCGCCTGGTGCCCGCCGAGGACCTCACGCGCGCCGTGGCCATCAACTCCACCAGCTGGCAGGTGGCCACCATCGCCGGCCCCGCGGTGGGCGGGCTCCTCTATGGCTGGGCAGGGGCCGAGGGCGCCTACATTGGCTCCGCGTCGCTGTGCGCGCTCAGCGTGCTGTGGACGGTGTCCTTGAAGGTAAGGACGGGGCGAGCCTCCAGCTCCGCGTTCTCCGTGGCGTCGGTCCTGGCGGGGTTCCGCTTCCTGCGCCGCCAGCGGGTGCTCCTGGGCAGCATCACCCTCGACTTGTTCGCGGTGCTGTTCGGCGGTGCGGTGGCGCTCCTGCCCATCTACGCGCGGGACGTGCTGCACACCGGGCCCTGGGGCATGGGCCTGCTGCGCAGCGCGCCGGCCCTGGGTGCCGCCGCGGTGGCCGTGGTGCTCGCCTCCCGCCCCCTGGGCCGCCGGGCCGGATGGAAGATGTTCATCTCGGTGGGCATCTTCGGCGTGGCGACGCTCGCCTTCGGGCTCAGCCGCTGGCTGCCCCTGTCCGTCGTGGCCCTGGCGGTGGCGGGGGCGGCGGACATGGTGAGCGTGGTGGTGCGAGGCACGCTGGAGATGGTGGCCACGCCGGATGAGATGCGCGGCCGCGTGGGCGCGGTGAACATGATGTGCGTGGGCGCCTCCAACGAGCTGGGGGAGTTCCGCGCGGGCGCCTTCGCCGAGCACCTGGGGCCCGTGGCGGCGGTGGTGTCCGGGGCGCTGGGAACGCTGGTGGTGGTGGCGCTCTGGGCCACGGCCTTTCCCGAACTGCGGCGGGTGGACGAGCTGGAGCAGGCCGCCCGTGAGCCCCTTCCCGGGGAGGAGCCCCCGGCGGCCGCTTCCGCGCACTGA
- a CDS encoding GvpL/GvpF family gas vesicle protein, translated as MARPPVRKGSSRTAKRPAKRQPPPAVEPPRPVPEPEPLRVPLPTSEGLTLAHGVYVYGVLRTEEALRFGPIGLGVPPAEVSTLVYRGLGAVVSKGPLGVPDPTRDNVLTHHRVQEAVMREHTLLPTAFGLTFPAPEDVTELLRAAHDAFSGVLARLEGHVELGLKVLWDQDRVTRELEQADAELGRLALQPPGSPGRLEYERALARAIQERARREGEALVEALRPVAAAARVVSPVGERMMLNAVFLVAREREAAFDARVKSLAANHAMLTFQFTGPWAPYHFADIRLRLTPEEPPKNR; from the coding sequence ATGGCCCGGCCCCCCGTCCGGAAAGGAAGTTCCCGAACCGCCAAGCGTCCGGCGAAGCGCCAGCCGCCCCCGGCCGTCGAGCCCCCCCGCCCCGTCCCCGAGCCCGAGCCCCTTCGCGTCCCGCTGCCCACCTCTGAAGGGCTCACGCTGGCGCACGGCGTGTACGTCTATGGCGTGCTGCGCACGGAGGAGGCGCTGCGCTTTGGCCCCATCGGGCTGGGCGTGCCGCCCGCCGAGGTGAGCACCCTCGTATACCGGGGGCTGGGCGCCGTCGTCTCGAAGGGCCCCCTGGGGGTGCCGGATCCGACGCGCGACAACGTGCTGACGCACCACCGGGTCCAGGAGGCGGTGATGCGCGAGCACACCCTGCTGCCCACGGCCTTTGGCCTCACCTTCCCGGCCCCCGAGGACGTCACGGAGCTGCTGCGCGCGGCCCATGACGCCTTCAGCGGCGTGCTGGCCCGGCTGGAGGGGCATGTCGAGCTGGGGCTCAAGGTGCTCTGGGACCAGGACCGGGTGACCCGGGAGCTGGAGCAGGCCGACGCGGAGCTGGGGCGCCTGGCGCTCCAGCCTCCGGGCAGTCCTGGCCGCCTGGAGTACGAGCGCGCGCTGGCGAGGGCGATTCAGGAGCGGGCGCGGCGGGAAGGCGAGGCGCTGGTGGAGGCCCTGCGGCCCGTGGCCGCGGCGGCCCGGGTGGTGAGCCCCGTGGGCGAGCGGATGATGCTCAACGCCGTCTTCCTCGTGGCCCGCGAGCGCGAGGCCGCCTTCGACGCGCGGGTCAAGTCGCTCGCCGCGAACCACGCGATGCTGACGTTCCAGTTCACCGGCCCCTGGGCGCCCTACCACTTCGCGGACATCCGGCTGCGGCTGACGCCGGAAGAGCCGCCGAAGAACCGCTGA
- a CDS encoding response regulator, translating into MSNPPGEGPKPLVLVVDDYQDAREMYAEYLEFSGFRVAEAKNGAEALDKAFELLPDVILMDLSLPVIDGWEATRRLKSDERTKTIPVVALTGHALTGQPGGAQDAGCDSFVIKPCLPDALVEEVKRMLAGRKTLPAR; encoded by the coding sequence ATGAGCAATCCCCCTGGGGAAGGACCCAAGCCGCTCGTCCTGGTCGTCGACGACTACCAGGATGCCCGCGAGATGTATGCGGAGTACCTGGAGTTCTCCGGCTTCCGGGTGGCCGAGGCGAAGAATGGCGCCGAGGCGCTGGACAAGGCCTTCGAGCTGCTGCCGGACGTCATCCTGATGGACCTGTCCCTGCCCGTCATCGACGGCTGGGAGGCCACGCGCCGGCTCAAGAGCGACGAGCGCACGAAGACCATCCCCGTGGTGGCGCTGACGGGCCACGCCCTGACGGGCCAGCCCGGCGGCGCCCAGGACGCCGGGTGCGACTCCTTCGTCATCAAGCCCTGTCTGCCCGATGCGCTGGTGGAGGAAGTGAAGCGGATGCTGGCAGGGCGCAAGACGCTTCCGGCACGGTGA